TCTGGAGCGAACCCCACTGGTTCGACAGCCTCCAGCGGCTGAAAGAGGAAGTCCGCCGGACGGACGGGAGGGTGGACGTGCTGTACGGCCACGACCTCGACCGCTTCGACTCGTTCGCGGGGGGCTGGAACCGCTGAGCAGACGCCCAGCAGCGGCCGATCGGCGGACGCTCGCCGCCGAACCCCGGCGTCGGCCGTCGACGACCCGTCGTTCGTCGATCAGTCGTGTGCGAAGAGGACAAACCCTTTTACACACGGGATTCCTACTCGTTTACCAATGCCGAGTTCGATGGCCGAGTATCTGCGGGCCGATATGGAGTGTGAGGGGCTCCTCGAGTGTTTCCACGGGCTCAAGGACCTCGACAGGCAGGTCTTTCAGCTGCTCGTCGACGCGGACGAACGCCTGACTGTCGACCAGATCGCAGACCGGGTCGAGCGGGAACGGTCGACCGCGTACCGGAGCGTCCAGCGCCTCCTCCAGGCGGGCCTCGTTCAGAAAGAACAGGTCAACTACGAGCAGGGCGGTTACTACCACGTCTACCGCCCGGTGAGCGCGGACGAAGTGACCGACGACATGCAGCGGATGCTCAACGACTGGTACGCGAAGATGGGGCAGCTCATCCAGGAGTTCCGCGACAAGTACGACGACGAACTGGAGACCACCGTCGCCGACTAACGGCCGGTCGGGAGGCCGAGCCGAGTCAGGAGGCCACGCACCCCACCGTGTGCTTTAGGCTGTTCGAGCCCCTATCAGCACTGATATGAACAAGAACGAACTCGTCCACCTCCACGCCCTCCTGGCACGGGTGGCCGAGGACTACGTCGAACGGGGTCTCGCGACGCCCGACGACTTCACCACGTACAACGCCCTTGGGACGACCCCGATGGCCCTTCGGCGGTCGCGTGCCGACCACGAGGCGGCCACGCGAGCGCTCGCTTGCGCCCTCGCACGCCAGTCGACGGCGCAGTCACGCCGGTCGGACCGCACGCTCGAAGAGTCGACGACGATCTGAGCGGTCCCGGTACACGCGTTCTGCAAACCACTAAGGGACACCCGGCGTAGCCACGAGTATGTCACTGGAGGAGTTCTGGGGAGTCGGGCCGAAGACGGCGGCACGACTCCGTGAGGCACTCGGGGAAGCGGCCGCCGTCGACGCGATCGAATCGGCGGACGTGCGGCGGTTGGTCGACGCTGGCGTCACCCGTGGACGAGCGACGCGAATCCTCAGGCGGGCACAGGGCGGCGCGGGGATGGACCTGCTCGCGACGCGCGACGCTCGGAACGTTTACGACGACCTCGTCACGCGGGCGGCGTCGTACGCCATCACCGCGCACGCGGCCGACCGGATCAGGGTCATGACTCCGGTCGCCGACGCCGAGACGCGCGAGGCCCGCCTGGACAGGGTGCTCGCCGCCCGGGACGCGTGGCGCGCGCTGGACGACGGCGAACGAACCGGGGTACTGGACGCGTTCGAGGCGTACGACGAGGCCGAAACCGCCCGCCCGGCGGCGGTCAGAGCCGCGCTCGCACTCCGCAACGTGGGGCTCAGCGGGGAGACGTTCGCAGCGCTCGACGGGGTCGACGAGCGCGCGCTCGCCGAGGCCGCCACGGCGCTCGAGGCGCTCGATGTGGACGACGGAGACGGGGTCGCACGGGGCGTCGACGACGACCTCGACCGGCTCCGAGCGCGACTGGCCGCCGCCGAGGAGCTAGAGGGGAGCGCGTTCGACGTCATCGACACGATCCGTGAGCGCGGCGTCCGCGACCTCGCGGCGTTCCGGGGCGCGTTCGCCGAGTACGTCGCCGAGGAGACCGAACTCACGCGCGGTGAGGTGACCGCCGCGACGGCCGACGACGCGGTCGATGCCGCCGACTTCGTGTCGAGTTCGCTCCGGACGCTCGTGGCCGATCTCCGCGAGCAGGTCGACGAGCGCGAGGCGGTCGTGAGCGCCGACCTCGAAGCCGCCGTCGACCAGGTCCGCGAGGACGTCGAACGCGCGGTCGACGCGGTCGACGACATCGCCGTCGCGCTGTCGCTCGGGCGGTTCGCCGACGCGAACGACCTCATCCGGCCGACGTTCGTCGCGGACGGACTCGCCGTCGACGCGGCCCGGAACCTCTCGATCTCCGATCCGCAGCCGATCTCGTACGGGATCGGGAGCCACTCGCTGTCGGCACCGACTACGGATCGGGTCGCGGTTCTCACGGGGGCGAACAGCGGCGGGAAGACGACCCTCTTGGAGACGCTCTGTCAGGTCGTCCTGCTGGCGTCGATGGGGCTGCCGGTCCCGGCCGACGCGGCCGAGGTGGGTGCGTTCGACGCCGTCGTGTTCCACCGGCGGCACGCGTCGTTCAACGCGGGCGTCCTCGAATCGACGCTGAAAACCATCGTGCCGCCGCTGTCGCGCGAGGGTCGCACGCTGATGCTCGTCGACGAGTTCGAGGCGATCACGGAGCCCGGCCGGGCTGCCGACCTCCTCAACGGGCTGGTCTCGCTCACGGTCGACCGGGACGCTCTGGGCGTGTACGTCACCCACCTCGCCGACGACCTCGCGCCGCTCCCCCCCGAGGCGCGGACCGACGGCATCTTCGCCGAGGGGCTCACCACCGACCTCGAACTCGAAGTGGACTACCAGCCGCGGTTCGGAACCGTCGGCAAGTCCACACCGGAGTTCATCGTCTCCCGACTGGTGGCGAACGCTCGCGACCGAACCGAGCGCCAGGGGTTCGAGGCGCTCGCCGCGGCGGTCGGCGAGGAGGCCGTCCAGGGGACGCTCTCGGACGCGCGCTGGTCGGGGTGAGCAGCTATCTGGCCTGAAACGAAACATCCACTGGTGAAAATTCACTAAAACAGTGTTATCATACACATATATGGACAAAAAATGACGAATTTTATTTACTGTTGCAAAGGTTTTAGTACATACAGCTATTGATCGATATTGTGAACTCAGAGTCCCTCCTCCGCGTCGGCTGCCTCCCCGACTGCGGCTACGAAGTCGAGTCGACCGACGAGCAGACTGCCGTCGAACGGATGACGACACACATGTGGGAGGCGCACAGGCTGCCGGTCGACCCACTCGACGTCCGCGAGATGGTGCGACCGACTCACCGCA
This Salinigranum marinum DNA region includes the following protein-coding sequences:
- a CDS encoding helix-turn-helix domain-containing protein produces the protein MPSSMAEYLRADMECEGLLECFHGLKDLDRQVFQLLVDADERLTVDQIADRVERERSTAYRSVQRLLQAGLVQKEQVNYEQGGYYHVYRPVSADEVTDDMQRMLNDWYAKMGQLIQEFRDKYDDELETTVAD
- a CDS encoding UPF0058 family protein, with product MNKNELVHLHALLARVAEDYVERGLATPDDFTTYNALGTTPMALRRSRADHEAATRALACALARQSTAQSRRSDRTLEESTTI
- a CDS encoding MutS-related protein yields the protein MSLEEFWGVGPKTAARLREALGEAAAVDAIESADVRRLVDAGVTRGRATRILRRAQGGAGMDLLATRDARNVYDDLVTRAASYAITAHAADRIRVMTPVADAETREARLDRVLAARDAWRALDDGERTGVLDAFEAYDEAETARPAAVRAALALRNVGLSGETFAALDGVDERALAEAATALEALDVDDGDGVARGVDDDLDRLRARLAAAEELEGSAFDVIDTIRERGVRDLAAFRGAFAEYVAEETELTRGEVTAATADDAVDAADFVSSSLRTLVADLREQVDEREAVVSADLEAAVDQVREDVERAVDAVDDIAVALSLGRFADANDLIRPTFVADGLAVDAARNLSISDPQPISYGIGSHSLSAPTTDRVAVLTGANSGGKTTLLETLCQVVLLASMGLPVPADAAEVGAFDAVVFHRRHASFNAGVLESTLKTIVPPLSREGRTLMLVDEFEAITEPGRAADLLNGLVSLTVDRDALGVYVTHLADDLAPLPPEARTDGIFAEGLTTDLELEVDYQPRFGTVGKSTPEFIVSRLVANARDRTERQGFEALAAAVGEEAVQGTLSDARWSG
- a CDS encoding DUF1059 domain-containing protein, with the translated sequence MNSESLLRVGCLPDCGYEVESTDEQTAVERMTTHMWEAHRLPVDPLDVREMVRPTHRISRSETNAVASADSHVSRRS